The following DNA comes from Fusarium fujikuroi IMI 58289 draft genome, chromosome FFUJ_chr03.
ATTCTCCAGGGGCTACACGTGCTGAGTCACCATGTCCGACCGCCCACGAAGATCAAGTGGACGCGACGATGGAAGATGACTCTATGTTTGTGGAAACAGTATCAGATTTTCCTGAATACAGGAGCTCCAGCGCCGATAAGGGAGAGGACTGCAAGTCCCCTAAATCGAAACCATCGCCGCAGCCTGAAGGCATGGAGTCTGAACCTTCGGTGCAACCTCAACCTGAGGAGCCTTCTGAAACTGTTGAACGGGCTGAAGCTCACGTCAGAGAGTCAGTAGAGACAGAGATGCAAATCGACTCTGATGTGCCTGTCCACGAACCTGTTGCTGAAAACGCTACAGATTCAAACTCGAGTTCGGTAAGTATAACCTCGTTGAAAACTTATAGTCAACACGTACTCACTCGTCATCATAGCCACAACCACAATCAACTTTTTCAATCCCCTCAACTCCTGAGGATATCATCAAAAGTCTAGAACTCCTAGAACTCCAAGAAAAATCAGAAGGAGAAAAGCTCACGCCACTCCTCACAACCTCAAAAACCAAAGTACAAGCCACAGAGTCCGCCATGGCAGCTACACAAGGCCCCAATAGAAAAATCCAAGCCCTGTGCGAAAACTACAAGATCTTCCAGGCAAGGAAGGCAGAGATTGTCGACGGCCTGGAATTTCTCAAAGGAAACCTTGAACGACGAAACGTTCACCCAGAGTCAGATGAATATAGACGGACTCTGATGCACAACAACTCAAGGCTGCAGCATTGCGAGACCACCATATGCAATGTGCAGAAAGAAATTGAAGAGGAATTCAAAAAGGCGACAGATAGGGAGATTGAGATTAGAGGGCAGCTTGAGAAGGAGTATGCTGAGTTTGAGCAGCTGCAGAATAAGGAGAGGGGAATTTGTCGCAATGTGCAGTATTACAGCTTTATAGCCTCGCTGTTGAGGTTGGGTCCTTTGGGACTGGATAGCTTGTTGTACAAACTGCGGTAtagtggtgttgatgtggtTGGTGAAGTCAACAAGGTAAGTTATCTTGATCCGTCTAGGGATGAACACTTTAACTAACTGAGATTATAGAACTCTCCTGATGTCGTGCTGGATCACGTCATGACGACATAATTGTATAATAGTCAGATGATCTGGCAATCATGGAAAGCGTGTATAGGCGCACTGGAGCGCGTATTGTGTTCATGTCCTGAGATTTTCTCTTCTATATGGTTATGGTTATGATCATGGTCCGAGTGTGTCTGGGTGTTGTTATGAATGGAGTCAGCGTTGCAAGACCTCATGGCTGAAAAGCCAGCCGATACCACAGTGTTTTGGAAAATACCATTCttaatttctctttcttcttatgCTATTGAACGTCTGCGTGATGGGCTGTGGAGTAAATATTGTTGGTATTATGATGAGCGCCTTAAGGTTCGCGTCTTATGAGGTTGACGATGTTTCATGGCGGTTGCGAAAGGGATGACGTAGCGACGTCAGAGGTTGAAACGTGTTTCAGACAGCTCAAGTCATTGCGGGTCAATCGGTGTTGTTTCTTGGCGGTCCTGTGGCTCAAAGGTTTGGATGCTTGAGGGTCACAGAACATCATTGAGTTTTGTGGTTAGGCAACTACGTATTGCTCCAGATTTTACACGAGCAATCTTCCACTTATGACTCCATCTCTGAAGAGCTCACCGTCGTTGAAGAGCCCGTAAGGTCTGGTTCGCCAGCGACCCCAGGGTAGGCATCAACCTAATGACTCCGCCAAGACAACAAAACACCATCTCCAAAAAGCAGACCAATTAATCGCATCGCCTCCcagtcttcttcaactgcgaTGATAAGGCTGACCAAATTCTTCAGCACCCTTCATCTGCCTAAACTCCACTTACAGGCAGCTTGTGATGTTCTGGAGCGGGGTTGTCGTAGCAAAACACGCCCCCTTCTGCTGCGATCAGCAAGGATCTGATGCAAGTTACCGGAATGGCTTTGATGGTTCTGTAAAAAGAGGCAAACCGTGGGCCACTATTATTTTCTACAGGGACAGTAGTGGTAGGGCACAGTGGCTTTTGATGCAGGTCCGTTGGTCAGCTGCATTAACGGCTGCCTCTTTGGATGGGACGGCAAAGGGTGACAGAAATCCAATTCTAGAGGATTTACAATGTTTATATGATCCAGagacttatatatatcaACTAAGTAAACAGTGAGGTAAATGTAAGctagaaggagaagaagaagaagaagatatcttCTAAATTTACCCTTTTCTCAAGAAATCTATCGAATAGTCCTCAAAATGTAAGATCTTTGACAAACCTTAGGGTAGGTTGGCGGTTTCTTTTGTCACTTCAGGGGTCAATTCACCGTGATGCATCGCCTTATGCAGGTGAGACTTGTTGGCCAACGACTACGTCAAAAGAGGCAGTGAATAAAATGCGCCGAGCAtcgagtgagtgagtgagtaaATGGCGAAGAAAAGGCAGCCAGAATAGATATATAATCAccctcttttcctctcttgACCTCAGCCCATCCCcagcatcatccatcatggccacCAACACCACATCCACCAGCACAAAGACCATCCTCGCCCTAGGCTCAGTCAGCAGCCTAGTAGAATCCCTCTTCCCCGGCGGCACAAGCCTCCCGTCTGTCGCATTCCTCCTCTACCTCACACCCTATCTCTTCCAAGCTGTTGGCGGCGCCGCAAAGTCGCAGTTCATCTCGAGTGTCGAGATCAAAGCGCACGATGAGATTTTTAATTATGTCATGAGCTGGGTTGCCAGGCATAAGCTCTCGCGCAATAACCATCGCCTTCTTGCGTCGAGCACCCTGGACCATGAGCCCTTTTCGCTGATCCCCTCACCGAGTAATCAGAGCGAtgcggatgatgatgttgatgatgttgacccGACTGCGAGTCTTGATGAATTGAGGTCCAAGATCTCACTGTACAATGCGAGACCTTTGCATTGGACTCCCTCTGTGGGCACGCATTTCTTCATGCATGAGAATCGTCTCATCTCCTTCACAAGATCTGTCGAAAGCCAGGAATCATCGCCGTTCTCGCGACGCCCGGAGAAGATTGAGCTTTCGTGCCTCGGTCGGAATGCAGATGTGCTCAAGCGCATCATCTACAATGCGCGCATCGAATACCTCGAGAAACAACGAGGCCGCACGAGCATTTATCGGGCTGTCAAGTCATTTGGCGACGAACTCTCTTGGACAAAGTGTATGTCCAAGCCAACCCGGCCCATGTCGACTATTGCGCTCgacgaggccatcaagcAGAGCCTCATCAAGGATCTTTCGCGATACTTGAACCCTCGTACTAAGAATTGGTACGCCACGAGGGGTATTCCCTACCGACGAGGCTACCTCTTCTCAGGCCCGCCTGGTACAGGAAAGACCAGTTTGAcgcttgctgctgctgggctGATGGGTCTGAACATCTACATGATCAGTCTCAGCTCGCCCAATCTCTCGGAGGACAGTCTCGCAACGCTCTTCCGGGATTTGCCTCGGACCTGTCTTGTTTTGTTGGAGGATATCGATGCAGCGGGTCTGACCAACAAGCGCAAGAAGCAGGAGACCCAAACGAATAACGGGCCGCCGAAACCCATGCGTGAACCCATCTCTTTATCAGGCTTACTCAACGTTATTGACGGTGTAGGTGCACAGGAGGGTCGcgtcttggtgatgacatcCAATCACACCGAAAATATCGACCCTGCCCTGTTGCGCCCTGGAAGAGTCGACTTCTCTGTTGAATTCGGTCTCGCTTCGTCTGAAACGATCACCCAGCTGTTTAGGCTGATGTACGGAACCTCCCACGACGAGGTTGGGTCAATTGAACAAGCCACGGAACCTTCGGAAAAGTCTGTGGACACAACAAAGTCCGTAGCTGCGTTGGCGGAGGAATTCACAAAGCTAGTTCCCTCGCTGGTGTTTAGTCCGGCGGCCATCCAGGGGTATTTACTCATGCACGAGGATCCGATTGgggctgttgatgctgccaGGAAGTGGGTTGAGGAGCAACAAAGGCTAATGGAGAAGGCTAAGAATGATGTTATTGAGGCTGAGAgtgagggagagaagaaggagagtcTTGTGAATGGTACAGAGAAGGCCAAAGAAGACGAGAAATAAGACTCCCAATGTAAGCTTCTGGCCTAAGTTTAGATGACCTCTATAAAGTTCAATAAAATTAAGATGAATTgagtatatataacctaataCTCTCCTAGCACGCAGTCAAGATTAAGAAACCATTGAGAAAGTTTGTTGGTCCCCGCCATGGCATCAAGAACACGCAACTCCTGGGCCTTGAGATCGGATCGCTTCTTGATGAACTCGTACATCCTTGACATATTTCAAGGTGCGCTCGCAATCTTAAAGTAAACATTGACTAGTGCGTAATGATAGATCAAACGTAGTAATGAAAACATGCGCAAGGTCACACCTACATAGCTAAAAGATCATAAACTGGCATCTATTGTTCTATAATCTATCCAAGTCTACAGCTTCCAGCGCAGCAGAGTAAACGAGTGCTTGGGGAACGTAAACAAGCCCTCGCCATTCCACTTGGACTCCTTGATACcaacctcctccttctccgcAGTGTTGACAACCTTGACGTCCTTTCCGCTAACAGTATGAACCTCCACCTCCTTACCACCCGTCAACCCCCTCAACTCCGTCTCaaagtccttctcctcat
Coding sequences within:
- a CDS encoding related to BCS1 protein precursor, which codes for MATNTTSTSTKTILALGSVSSLVESLFPGGTSLPSVAFLLYLTPYLFQAVGGAAKSQFISSVEIKAHDEIFNYVMSWVARHKLSRNNHRLLASSTLDHEPFSLIPSPSNQSDADDDVDDVDPTASLDELRSKISLYNARPLHWTPSVGTHFFMHENRLISFTRSVESQESSPFSRRPEKIELSCLGRNADVLKRIIYNARIEYLEKQRGRTSIYRAVKSFGDELSWTKCMSKPTRPMSTIALDEAIKQSLIKDLSRYLNPRTKNWYATRGIPYRRGYLFSGPPGTGKTSLTLAAAGLMGLNIYMISLSSPNLSEDSLATLFRDLPRTCLVLLEDIDAAGLTNKRKKQETQTNNGPPKPMREPISLSGLLNVIDGVGAQEGRVLVMTSNHTENIDPALLRPGRVDFSVEFGLASSETITQLFRLMYGTSHDEVGSIEQATEPSEKSVDTTKSVAALAEEFTKLVPSLVFSPAAIQGYLLMHEDPIGAVDAARKWVEEQQRLMEKAKNDVIEAESEGEKKESLVNGTEKAKEDEK